One segment of Candidatus Hydrogenedentota bacterium DNA contains the following:
- a CDS encoding amidohydrolase family protein, with protein sequence MAGNEIRVRGVILGDTAASDVVVRDGRIASIARAGRGKCDAGSATSIIAPTLFDIQVNGYGGVDLQGRDVLPEDVAEADAKLQRIGVSHWIPTFITSSFENIEHGCATVAAALQDASLARRIPGVHIEGPYISPHDGPRGAHDRRHVRKPNLREFDRWHKAADGRVAYVTLAPEIDGAIPFITEMVKRGIVVSLGHHNASVDQISRAVDAGARMCTHLGNGIAAHIPRHDNPLWPQLAEDRLHASVIADLEHLPPSILKTIARMKGAERLMITSDAVHIAGLKPGHYDLAGMPVELLKTGRICLSGTELLAGSATTLLQGVLNAARHTDLTLEQAFACASTVPGALFGVSDPRPAPKRDARANFLVIDVARGTTRDTAKLRAVIVDGVRVV encoded by the coding sequence ATGGCCGGTAACGAAATCCGAGTCCGCGGTGTGATACTCGGCGATACGGCAGCGTCCGATGTCGTTGTCCGCGATGGGAGGATTGCATCGATTGCCCGCGCGGGACGCGGGAAGTGCGACGCCGGCTCCGCAACGTCGATTATCGCGCCGACCTTGTTCGACATTCAGGTGAACGGATACGGCGGCGTCGACTTGCAGGGGCGCGACGTGTTGCCGGAGGACGTGGCGGAGGCCGATGCGAAGTTGCAGCGGATCGGCGTGTCGCATTGGATTCCAACCTTTATTACGTCGTCTTTCGAGAACATCGAGCACGGCTGCGCGACGGTCGCCGCGGCACTGCAGGACGCATCGCTTGCCCGGCGGATTCCCGGCGTACACATTGAAGGGCCGTACATCTCGCCACACGACGGTCCGCGCGGCGCGCACGACCGGCGGCACGTGCGCAAGCCCAACCTGCGCGAGTTTGACCGATGGCACAAGGCCGCGGACGGCCGCGTGGCGTACGTCACGCTCGCACCGGAAATCGACGGCGCAATTCCGTTCATCACCGAAATGGTCAAGCGCGGCATCGTCGTTTCCCTGGGCCATCACAACGCATCGGTCGATCAGATTTCGCGCGCGGTGGACGCGGGCGCGCGTATGTGCACGCACCTCGGCAACGGGATCGCCGCGCACATTCCGCGGCACGACAATCCGCTGTGGCCGCAGCTCGCGGAAGACCGTTTGCACGCGTCGGTCATCGCCGACCTCGAACATCTGCCGCCGTCAATCCTGAAGACCATCGCGCGGATGAAGGGCGCGGAGCGTCTGATGATCACGTCCGACGCGGTGCACATCGCGGGACTCAAGCCCGGCCACTACGACCTCGCGGGCATGCCGGTCGAACTGCTGAAGACGGGGCGCATCTGCCTGAGCGGGACGGAACTGCTTGCGGGCAGCGCGACCACGCTGTTGCAGGGCGTGCTCAACGCGGCGCGGCACACGGACCTGACGCTTGAGCAGGCGTTTGCGTGCGCGTCGACGGTGCCGGGGGCACTGTTCGGCGTGAGCGACCCAAGGCCTGCGCCCAAGCGCGACGCGCGCGCGAACTTCCTTGTGATCGACGTCGCCCGCGGCACCACGCGCGACACTGCCAAACTTCGGGCGGTGATTGTCGACGGCGTGCGGGTCGTCTGA
- a CDS encoding ferritin-like domain-containing protein, protein MSGNGNSHEPKPTTRYPVVSYADARNAAAERRKAFPYKFPRDPRHMGGKYTVEENARRLLRFFYFERRLSHALGSWTLAIPEFEVKLETGRHIFYHADAANILRTRLNEQEVGLKMIDAYRDAEIDTFIEEMLSAADAPELLVGVHQVAGRLLATAYQHHIDDTCPVTDTPTIRAMKRILVDYPPMLEWADAAIAAYVDGGVDEDRLFAWRWHLQDLLKSIGGISGADDRTNPPAELRSAKKPYERNTRPMRDSRFTTFHHTGDYDVADGTPRFEKDSYEGLRLRFIRTQRDEVDAIEAFGTFLWDIRFKDFKAEYDLARITWDEARHTEIGHRTLLACGYDPFELPNRLTGSTCRGPMEPAYAMAEINLFGEVGVLKTINALIDRARDENDTILAHAADFIRSDERTHVKKGQHIIGVMTDLGNQELELRTRELFTECLLSLGAITSDMDLFTVSREDLEHLVGE, encoded by the coding sequence ATGTCGGGCAACGGCAACTCGCACGAACCGAAACCCACGACGCGCTACCCCGTCGTTTCCTATGCGGACGCGCGCAACGCCGCCGCCGAACGCCGCAAAGCCTTCCCCTACAAATTCCCGCGCGACCCGCGTCACATGGGCGGCAAATACACCGTCGAAGAAAACGCGCGCCGCCTGCTCCGCTTCTTCTACTTCGAACGCCGCCTGTCCCACGCCCTCGGGTCGTGGACCCTCGCCATCCCCGAATTCGAGGTGAAACTGGAAACCGGCCGGCACATCTTTTACCACGCCGACGCCGCAAACATCCTGCGCACGCGCCTCAATGAACAGGAAGTCGGCTTAAAGATGATCGACGCCTACCGCGACGCGGAAATCGATACCTTCATCGAAGAGATGCTCTCCGCCGCGGACGCGCCCGAACTCCTCGTCGGCGTCCACCAGGTCGCCGGCCGCTTGCTGGCCACTGCATACCAACACCATATCGACGACACCTGCCCGGTGACCGACACGCCGACCATCCGCGCGATGAAACGAATCCTGGTCGACTATCCGCCTATGCTCGAATGGGCCGACGCCGCGATTGCCGCGTACGTCGACGGCGGCGTGGACGAGGACCGACTCTTCGCGTGGCGCTGGCACCTGCAGGACCTCCTCAAGAGTATCGGCGGCATCTCGGGTGCGGATGATCGCACCAACCCACCCGCCGAACTCCGCAGCGCCAAGAAACCCTACGAACGCAACACCCGCCCCATGCGCGATTCGCGGTTCACCACCTTCCACCACACCGGCGACTACGACGTCGCCGACGGCACGCCGCGATTCGAGAAGGATTCGTACGAGGGCCTGCGCCTCCGTTTCATCCGCACCCAGCGCGACGAAGTGGACGCCATCGAGGCCTTCGGCACCTTCCTGTGGGACATCCGGTTCAAGGACTTCAAAGCGGAATACGATCTCGCCCGCATCACGTGGGACGAAGCGCGCCACACGGAAATCGGCCACCGCACGCTCCTCGCCTGCGGCTACGATCCATTTGAGTTGCCGAACCGCCTCACCGGCTCCACCTGCCGCGGCCCAATGGAACCCGCCTACGCCATGGCGGAAATTAACCTCTTCGGCGAAGTCGGCGTCCTAAAGACCATCAACGCCCTCATCGACCGCGCCCGCGACGAAAACGACACCATCCTCGCCCACGCCGCCGACTTCATCCGCTCCGACGAACGCACCCACGTCAAAAAGGGCCAGCACATCATCGGCGTCATGACCGACCTCGGCAACCAGGAACTCGAACTCCGCACCCGCGAACTCTTCACCGAGTGCCTCCTCAGCCTCGGCGCCATCACCTCCGACATGGACCTATTCACCGTCAGCCGCGAGGATTTAGAGCACTTGGTAGGCGAGTAA
- a CDS encoding DUF2961 domain-containing protein, with amino-acid sequence MPAGAETRWYSFENPTGAKGAAGPENKTAKGHAFDSVAPGQTRVLAGINGPGEIRRMWFTVNERDPQMLRSLRFEIFWDGADKPAVSVPFGDFFGAILGKSVVFENEFFCNPEGRSFNCYLPMPFRTGAKVTITNDSDRHLEKLFYDIDALHAPTPNPDALYFHATWRREPLTTLALDFELLPRVKGKGRFLGVHVGLIGHPDNVGWFGEGEVKMYIDGDTMLPTIAGTGTEDYIGTGWGQGKFQMRYQGCLIAENKPAEFTFYRYHVPDPVYFYKDIRVTLQQMGGASKKAVVELLKKGVDIKPVSIDTDGKFIKLLESDPPIDLLTHDSPDEAWVNMYRRDDVCATALFYLDAPVNGLPDLAPVEQRIAGLPEKPEPKP; translated from the coding sequence ATGCCTGCGGGCGCGGAAACGCGCTGGTACAGCTTTGAAAACCCTACCGGAGCAAAGGGCGCCGCCGGCCCCGAAAACAAGACCGCAAAAGGCCACGCGTTCGATTCTGTCGCGCCCGGCCAGACCCGCGTGCTCGCCGGCATCAACGGCCCGGGCGAAATCCGCCGCATGTGGTTTACCGTGAACGAACGCGATCCGCAAATGCTCCGTTCGCTTCGCTTCGAAATCTTTTGGGACGGCGCGGACAAACCGGCCGTATCCGTTCCCTTCGGCGATTTCTTCGGCGCAATACTTGGCAAGTCCGTCGTGTTCGAGAACGAGTTCTTCTGCAACCCCGAAGGCCGCTCGTTCAACTGTTACCTTCCCATGCCGTTCAGGACCGGCGCGAAAGTCACCATCACCAACGATTCCGACCGCCACCTCGAAAAACTGTTCTACGACATCGACGCGCTGCACGCGCCAACTCCCAATCCCGATGCCTTGTATTTCCACGCGACTTGGCGGCGGGAACCGCTCACAACGCTCGCGCTGGACTTCGAACTCCTCCCACGCGTGAAGGGAAAGGGACGCTTTCTCGGCGTGCACGTCGGCCTCATCGGCCACCCGGACAACGTCGGGTGGTTCGGCGAAGGCGAAGTGAAGATGTACATCGACGGCGACACCATGCTGCCCACCATCGCCGGCACCGGCACCGAAGACTACATCGGCACGGGCTGGGGACAGGGCAAATTCCAAATGCGATACCAGGGCTGCCTCATCGCCGAGAACAAGCCCGCCGAATTCACGTTCTACCGCTACCACGTGCCCGATCCGGTCTACTTCTACAAGGACATCCGCGTCACCCTCCAACAAATGGGCGGCGCATCCAAAAAGGCAGTCGTCGAACTCCTGAAGAAAGGAGTAGACATCAAACCGGTCAGCATCGACACCGACGGAAAGTTTATCAAGCTGCTCGAGTCCGACCCGCCCATCGACCTGCTCACGCACGATTCCCCCGACGAAGCCTGGGTCAACATGTACCGCCGCGACGACGTCTGCGCCACTGCACTCTTCTATCTCGACGCTCCGGTAAACGGGTTGCCCGATCTCGCCCCAGTCGAACAGCGCATCGCAGGCTTACCCGAAAAACCAGAGCCCAAACCATAA